The Williamsia sp. DF01-3 genome has a window encoding:
- a CDS encoding PP2C family serine/threonine-protein phosphatase, translating to MTLVLRYIARSDRGLVRANNEDSVYAGARLLALADGMGGHAAGEVASQLVIQALRPLDDDEPGGDLLAKLEEATRHGNEAIADQVAEAPELDGMGTTLTAILFAGSRLGLCHIGDSRGYLLRDGQLTQITRDDTFVQTLVEEGRITAEEAHTHPQRSLIMRALTGTEVEPTLTVREARAGDRYLLCSDGLSDVVSEETIADTMTSVENYRDCADRLIELALRGGGPDNVTVVVADVVDVDYGDSQPIVGGAAGGDDQEYVPDPRTSAGRAAALRPPAQSPRRPTIGTPEPEPPQAHPRRKWILGGIALAVIAVLIAGVFVGRAIVRSNYYVSADNGEVVLYRGLQGSFLGLSLHELSKITCTGAMDTDRPTVTIADYDNRPENCVPLKVSDLTGTAPASLDGRDPVPLDDAEEQVRNLMDNLVPLCPEEESASAEGVTPGPAQPLAPGTESPAPPPATPGQPAPVLPQSGSASTQPPLTSTTTPPVTAPENCRGR from the coding sequence GTGACCCTGGTGTTGCGCTATATCGCGCGTAGCGACCGCGGCTTGGTCCGTGCGAACAACGAAGACTCCGTGTACGCCGGTGCCCGACTGCTGGCCCTTGCCGACGGCATGGGCGGCCACGCAGCCGGTGAGGTGGCCAGCCAGCTGGTCATCCAGGCACTACGTCCCCTCGACGACGACGAGCCCGGCGGCGACCTCCTCGCGAAACTCGAAGAGGCCACTCGCCATGGCAACGAGGCGATCGCCGACCAGGTAGCCGAGGCCCCCGAACTCGATGGCATGGGCACCACCCTCACCGCCATCCTCTTCGCGGGCTCGCGCCTGGGTCTGTGCCACATCGGCGACTCGCGCGGCTATCTGTTGCGCGACGGCCAGCTCACCCAGATCACCCGCGACGACACGTTCGTTCAGACCCTTGTCGAAGAAGGTCGGATCACGGCCGAAGAAGCACACACACATCCGCAACGGTCGTTGATCATGCGTGCGCTCACCGGCACCGAGGTCGAGCCCACGCTCACGGTGCGCGAGGCCCGCGCCGGCGACCGCTACCTTCTGTGCAGCGACGGCCTGTCCGACGTGGTCAGCGAAGAGACCATCGCCGACACCATGACGTCGGTGGAGAACTACCGTGACTGCGCCGACCGGCTCATCGAGCTGGCCCTGCGTGGCGGTGGGCCCGACAACGTCACCGTCGTGGTCGCCGACGTCGTCGATGTGGATTACGGCGACAGCCAGCCAATCGTCGGCGGAGCGGCCGGAGGCGACGATCAGGAGTACGTCCCCGATCCGCGGACCTCGGCCGGTCGTGCGGCGGCGCTGCGCCCGCCTGCCCAGTCGCCCCGGCGGCCGACCATCGGAACCCCCGAACCCGAACCGCCGCAAGCACACCCGCGGCGCAAATGGATTCTCGGCGGCATCGCTCTCGCCGTGATCGCCGTACTCATCGCCGGTGTCTTCGTGGGCCGCGCGATCGTCAGGTCGAATTACTACGTCAGCGCCGACAACGGCGAGGTGGTGCTCTACCGCGGATTGCAAGGGTCATTCCTGGGCCTGAGCCTGCACGAGCTGAGCAAGATCACCTGCACCGGAGCCATGGACACCGACAGGCCGACGGTCACCATCGCCGACTACGACAACCGTCCCGAGAACTGTGTACCGCTGAAGGTGTCCGACCTCACCGGCACGGCGCCCGCGTCACTCGACGGCCGCGACCCGGTGCCTCTCGACGATGCCGAGGAACAGGTCCGAAACCTGATGGACAACCTCGTGCCGCTGTGCCCCGAGGAAGAGTCCGCCTCGGCCGAGGGCGTCACCCCGGGCCCGGCCCAGCCCCTTGCCCCGGGTACCGAGAGTCCCGCACCGCCGCCGGCCACACCGGGACAGCCCGCTCCGGTGCTCCCACAGTCGGGCAGTGCCAGCACGCAGCCTCCGCTGACGTCCACCACCACGCCGCCCGTCACGGCCCCGGAAAACTGTCGGGGGCGCTGA
- a CDS encoding FHA domain-containing protein, whose translation MQGIVLQLTRVGFLLLLWLLVWAVLRVIRTDVYAATGQRPMTRYERRNRGGSPAKVKGGARYLVVTHGALANTRITLGTQPVLLGRADDSTLVLTDEYASERHARLIRRGDDWYVEDLGSTNGTYLDRAKVTTAVRVPLATPVRVGKTVIELRP comes from the coding sequence GTGCAGGGCATAGTGCTGCAACTGACGCGTGTCGGCTTCTTGTTGCTGCTGTGGCTCCTGGTGTGGGCAGTACTACGGGTCATCCGCACCGATGTGTACGCCGCCACCGGCCAGCGACCCATGACACGCTACGAACGCCGCAATCGCGGTGGCTCCCCTGCCAAGGTCAAAGGCGGGGCCAGATACCTCGTGGTCACCCATGGCGCCCTGGCCAACACGAGGATCACCCTCGGCACGCAACCGGTGTTGCTGGGGCGCGCCGACGACTCGACCCTGGTGCTCACCGACGAGTACGCCTCCGAGCGCCACGCACGGCTCATCCGCCGGGGAGATGACTGGTACGTCGAAGACCTCGGCTCCACCAACGGCACCTACCTCGACCGTGCGAAGGTCACCACCGCTGTGCGCGTGCCGCTCGCAACTCCGGTCAGGGTGGGCAAAACCGTGATTGAGTTGCGCCCGTGA